One Methylomonas sp. LL1 DNA window includes the following coding sequences:
- a CDS encoding HAMP domain-containing methyl-accepting chemotaxis protein, giving the protein MFNNMKLGVRIGLGFLIALFFLITTGINSVGNLKSANQGLKTVYEDRVLPLKGLKVIADAYAVSVIDAVNKTNAGLMNAEDALKSIQDADRLIKQEWDAYMATELTVEEKRLAQQAKTLFDAANRDIQHLVSALSGKTGNIQGQLAVFDGPLYANIDPIGGKVTELIELQLRVAEQVYQTASAEYRDTLKLTIAIIIAAVVISLLTGFAITRSVTRQLGGEPDFVATLANKIAAGDLTTRIDLKPGDAASVMAAMKSMVFAIQALVDDMAELSKAAVEGRLESRADAGRHRGDYRKITEGVNATLDAVIGPLNVAADYVDSIAKGRIPAKITDSYNGDFNIIKNNLNTCIDSIDLMRADVRTLSIAALEGRLTTRADASQHQGAYGKIIQGFNDTLDSVIQPINEVVEVLARVEQGDLTHSVSGNYQGQLGDFKNTVNTTIAKLSQTIAEVISAAEQLSNASEQISATSQSLSQTSSEQAAGVEQASSSIEQMSASINQNAENAKITDGMAGNATREAGEGGAAVKQTLEAMKSIAGKIGIIDDIAYQTNMLALNAAIEAARAGDQGKGFAVVAAEVRKLAERSQLAAQEIGELAGTSVRTAQTAGQLLDDIVGSIVKTSGLVREISAASGEQSAGVNQINLAMNQMNQITQQNAAASEQLAATAEEMTDQAEQLQNLMSFFNISLAKGDSGFSVPKTGKKKSAILLAFDRSSVGGKFGRF; this is encoded by the coding sequence ATGTTTAACAACATGAAATTAGGGGTACGTATCGGCTTAGGGTTTCTGATTGCGCTGTTTTTCCTGATTACTACCGGTATCAATAGCGTCGGCAATTTGAAATCGGCAAATCAGGGTTTGAAAACGGTTTATGAAGACCGAGTACTACCGTTGAAAGGGCTTAAAGTCATCGCGGATGCCTATGCGGTCAGCGTGATAGACGCCGTTAATAAAACCAATGCCGGTCTTATGAACGCGGAGGATGCACTAAAGAGCATTCAGGATGCCGACCGACTGATTAAACAAGAGTGGGATGCCTATATGGCTACCGAGTTGACGGTGGAGGAAAAAAGGCTGGCGCAACAAGCTAAAACGTTGTTCGATGCGGCCAACCGGGATATTCAGCACCTGGTATCGGCTCTATCCGGCAAAACCGGGAATATTCAGGGACAATTGGCGGTATTCGACGGGCCGTTATACGCGAATATCGATCCTATCGGCGGCAAGGTCACCGAATTGATCGAATTACAACTCAGGGTAGCCGAGCAGGTCTATCAAACCGCTTCGGCTGAATATCGCGATACGCTGAAGCTGACTATCGCGATAATTATTGCCGCTGTTGTTATCTCACTATTGACCGGTTTTGCGATCACGCGTAGCGTGACTAGGCAGTTGGGCGGAGAGCCGGATTTCGTCGCCACGCTGGCCAATAAAATTGCCGCCGGCGACCTGACTACCCGGATCGATCTGAAGCCCGGCGATGCCGCCAGCGTGATGGCGGCGATGAAAAGCATGGTATTTGCCATTCAGGCGCTGGTTGACGATATGGCCGAGTTGTCCAAGGCGGCGGTGGAAGGCAGGTTGGAGTCGCGCGCCGATGCCGGCCGGCATCGGGGCGATTACCGCAAGATCACCGAAGGCGTCAATGCCACGCTGGATGCGGTGATAGGGCCGCTCAACGTAGCGGCCGATTATGTCGACAGTATCGCCAAGGGCCGGATCCCAGCTAAAATCACTGATTCCTACAACGGCGATTTCAACATCATCAAAAACAACCTCAACACCTGCATCGACTCTATTGATTTGATGCGCGCCGATGTGCGCACCCTTTCGATTGCAGCGCTTGAAGGACGGTTGACCACGCGCGCGGATGCTAGTCAACATCAGGGTGCCTACGGAAAAATCATTCAGGGTTTCAACGATACCCTAGACAGCGTGATACAGCCTATCAATGAGGTGGTGGAGGTGTTGGCCCGAGTGGAACAAGGCGATCTGACGCATAGTGTAAGCGGCAATTACCAGGGGCAGCTCGGCGATTTCAAGAACACCGTCAACACAACCATTGCCAAACTCTCGCAAACCATTGCCGAAGTCATCAGCGCCGCGGAGCAACTGAGTAATGCGTCCGAACAAATCAGCGCCACCTCGCAGTCATTGTCGCAAACCTCCAGCGAACAGGCCGCCGGTGTCGAGCAAGCCAGTTCCAGTATTGAGCAGATGTCGGCCAGCATCAATCAAAATGCCGAGAACGCCAAAATCACCGATGGCATGGCCGGTAATGCTACACGGGAAGCCGGCGAAGGCGGCGCCGCGGTCAAGCAAACCTTGGAAGCGATGAAAAGCATAGCCGGCAAGATTGGTATCATCGACGACATCGCCTATCAGACCAACATGCTGGCGTTGAACGCCGCGATCGAAGCGGCCAGGGCGGGCGATCAAGGCAAGGGGTTCGCGGTGGTGGCCGCCGAAGTGCGCAAACTGGCGGAACGTAGCCAACTGGCGGCCCAGGAAATCGGCGAACTGGCCGGAACCAGTGTCAGAACGGCTCAAACCGCCGGTCAGTTACTGGATGATATTGTCGGCAGCATCGTCAAAACCTCGGGTCTGGTGCGGGAAATCTCCGCCGCATCGGGGGAACAATCGGCGGGCGTCAATCAGATTAACCTCGCGATGAACCAGATGAACCAAATTACTCAACAAAATGCGGCGGCCAGTGAACAACTGGCTGCCACCGCCGAGGAAATGACCGATCAGGCCGAACAGTTGCAAAACCTGATGAGCTTTTTCAATATCAGCCTCGCCAAGGGCGATTCGGGATTTTCGGTGCCGAAAACCGGCAAGAAGAAATCCGCCATATTATTGGCATTCGATCGCAGTAGCGTCGGCGGTAAATTCGGTCGGTTCTAG
- a CDS encoding CheR family methyltransferase: protein MLLSESVFQPETYGPPVLQKHEFCWIREYLYKTAGIALNDSKRALVSGRLDKRLRHHGMSSYGEYFRLIGKPGFERETSIAIDLLTTNETYFFREPRHFEFLTRQVFPRLAAGRPLRFWSAASSSGEEAYTMAMLAAEYCKTRQWEIIGTDISYRVLEKARKGLYPISCAEKIPVLLLRKYCLKGSGDYDGFFLINSALRKHVKFIHANLNDKLPNLGRFDVIFLRNVMIYFDIPTKESLVQRMQAYLRPGGYLIVGHSESLNGMKNDLRVVAPSIYRKIADKE, encoded by the coding sequence ATGTTGCTATCCGAATCTGTATTTCAACCGGAAACCTACGGTCCGCCGGTTTTGCAAAAACACGAGTTTTGCTGGATAAGAGAATATTTGTATAAAACGGCCGGCATTGCGCTGAACGATAGCAAACGCGCGCTGGTATCGGGGCGGCTGGACAAACGCTTGCGTCATCACGGCATGTCCAGTTATGGCGAATATTTCCGATTAATTGGCAAGCCAGGGTTCGAACGGGAAACGTCGATAGCTATCGATCTGCTGACAACCAACGAAACCTATTTCTTTCGGGAACCCAGGCATTTCGAGTTTTTGACGCGGCAAGTTTTTCCTCGGCTAGCGGCGGGCCGGCCGTTACGCTTTTGGAGCGCGGCCAGCTCCAGTGGTGAAGAGGCTTATACGATGGCTATGTTGGCGGCGGAATATTGCAAGACGCGGCAATGGGAAATTATCGGTACCGATATTTCCTATAGGGTATTGGAAAAGGCCAGAAAGGGTTTATATCCAATAAGCTGCGCCGAAAAAATACCGGTCCTTTTATTGAGAAAGTACTGTCTGAAAGGTAGCGGAGATTACGACGGTTTTTTTCTGATAAATTCGGCCTTGCGCAAACACGTCAAATTTATCCACGCCAATCTGAATGACAAGCTGCCGAACCTGGGCCGGTTCGACGTCATTTTTTTACGCAACGTTATGATCTATTTCGATATTCCGACCAAAGAGAGCCTGGTTCAGCGCATGCAGGCCTACTTGCGCCCCGGCGGTTATTTGATTGTCGGTCATTCCGAATCGCTGAATGGCATGAAAAACGATTTGCGGGTGGTTGCACCATCGATTTACCGCAAAATTGCCGACAAAGAGTGA
- a CDS encoding VOC family protein, translated as MRYLHTMVRVKNLDESLDFYCNKLGLAEVRRMESEAGRFTLVYLAAPADLPQAGESDAPLLELTYNWDPEDYSGGRNFGHLAFEVDDIYRVCQTLMDQGVTINRPPRDGWMAFIRSPDQISIELLQKGAALAPQEPWISMANIGAW; from the coding sequence GTGCGTTATCTACACACTATGGTCAGGGTTAAAAATCTGGACGAATCGCTGGATTTTTATTGCAACAAGCTAGGCTTAGCCGAGGTACGCCGCATGGAAAGCGAGGCGGGCCGCTTTACCCTGGTTTATCTGGCCGCGCCGGCCGACCTCCCGCAAGCCGGTGAAAGCGATGCGCCGCTGCTGGAACTGACTTATAACTGGGATCCCGAAGATTACAGCGGCGGCCGTAATTTTGGTCACTTGGCCTTTGAAGTGGACGATATTTATCGGGTTTGCCAAACACTGATGGATCAAGGCGTCACCATCAACCGCCCGCCACGCGATGGCTGGATGGCGTTTATTCGCTCGCCGGATCAAATATCGATCGAATTATTGCAAAAAGGCGCGGCATTAGCGCCGCAAGAACCTTGGATCAGCATGGCCAATATCGGCGCTTGGTAA
- the hemW gene encoding radical SAM family heme chaperone HemW: MPPLSLYIHFPWCIQKCPYCDFNSHAVKTGIPEMQYVAALLADLRADLSLFDTPPSIHSIFMGGGTPSLFSPAALQQLLAGVKQLADLSSNCEITLEANPGTFESAKFQAFRDLGINRLSIGIQSFNDRHLKSLGRIHDAEQAVNAVNIALRAGFDNLNLDLMFGLPAQTQAEALADINTAISLKPTHISFYQLTLEPNTYFYKFPPKLPEDESIFALQKACQRILARNGYRQYEISAYAKPGYQSRHNRNYWQFGDYLGIGAGAHGKISRTLPRDIIRTAKPKSPEQYLKQDYPSTLFGANSSSRETISIEQLPLEFVMNHLRLKEGFNLDDYRALTGLAPETLEPALTECLNQGLLIKHQQQVFCSEQGWDFLDEILEKFIP; encoded by the coding sequence TTGCCGCCGCTGAGTCTTTATATCCATTTCCCCTGGTGTATCCAAAAATGCCCGTATTGCGACTTCAATTCGCACGCGGTTAAAACCGGCATTCCGGAAATGCAATACGTGGCGGCATTGCTGGCCGATCTGCGCGCCGACTTAAGTTTGTTCGATACGCCACCAAGCATACACAGCATTTTTATGGGTGGGGGTACGCCTAGTCTATTTTCTCCGGCCGCCTTGCAACAGTTATTGGCCGGGGTGAAACAGCTGGCCGACTTGAGTTCGAACTGCGAAATCACGCTGGAGGCCAATCCCGGCACTTTCGAGAGCGCTAAATTCCAGGCCTTCCGTGACCTAGGCATCAACCGTTTATCGATAGGCATACAAAGCTTCAATGATAGGCATTTGAAATCGTTGGGGCGTATCCATGATGCCGAGCAGGCGGTTAATGCCGTAAACATTGCGTTGCGGGCGGGTTTCGACAATCTGAATCTGGATTTGATGTTCGGTTTGCCGGCACAAACCCAGGCCGAAGCCTTGGCGGATATTAATACCGCAATTTCGCTGAAGCCGACCCATATTTCGTTTTATCAGCTGACGCTGGAGCCCAACACTTATTTTTATAAATTCCCGCCTAAGCTGCCGGAAGACGAAAGTATTTTTGCACTGCAAAAAGCCTGTCAGCGAATACTTGCACGGAACGGCTATCGCCAATACGAGATTTCGGCCTATGCCAAGCCCGGTTATCAATCCCGGCATAATCGCAATTATTGGCAATTCGGCGACTACTTGGGCATAGGTGCCGGCGCTCACGGCAAGATCAGCCGGACTTTACCGCGCGACATCATTCGCACCGCCAAACCGAAAAGCCCGGAGCAATATTTGAAGCAAGACTATCCTTCGACTTTGTTTGGGGCGAATTCATCCAGCCGGGAAACGATTTCCATCGAGCAATTGCCGCTGGAGTTTGTCATGAATCATCTGCGCCTGAAGGAAGGTTTTAATTTGGACGATTACCGGGCCTTGACCGGCTTAGCCCCCGAAACATTGGAACCCGCCCTAACCGAATGCCTGAATCAGGGCTTGTTGATCAAACACCAGCAGCAGGTGTTTTGTTCCGAACAAGGTTGGGACTTTCTCGATGAAATTCTGGAAAAGTTCATTCCATGA
- the pyrE gene encoding orotate phosphoribosyltransferase, translating to MLEYQNQFIHYALDCGVLKFGEFQLKSGRISPYFFNTGLFNTGAQLDKLGQFYAQALINAQVEIDVLYGPAYKGIPLVSTTSIAYSRLHRDIPFAFNRKEAKDHGEGGMLVGAPLQGKVWILDDVITAGTSVRESVEIIRAANATVAGVVIALDRQEKGQNQLSAVQEVSQQFGIPVIAIISLAEIIEFIEHDSHFADKLPVIRAYRQQYGI from the coding sequence ATGCTTGAATATCAAAACCAGTTCATCCACTACGCCCTGGATTGCGGCGTGCTTAAGTTTGGCGAATTTCAATTAAAATCCGGGCGCATCAGTCCTTATTTTTTTAACACCGGCTTGTTCAACACCGGTGCCCAACTGGATAAACTGGGGCAATTCTATGCCCAGGCCTTGATCAATGCCCAGGTTGAAATCGATGTACTGTACGGTCCGGCCTATAAGGGTATTCCACTGGTCAGTACCACCTCGATTGCCTATTCACGCCTGCATCGCGATATCCCTTTCGCCTTCAACCGCAAGGAAGCCAAGGATCACGGCGAAGGCGGCATGTTGGTCGGCGCGCCATTACAAGGCAAAGTCTGGATTTTGGACGACGTCATCACGGCCGGTACTTCGGTACGGGAATCGGTCGAGATCATCCGCGCGGCGAATGCAACGGTGGCCGGTGTCGTGATAGCGCTGGATAGGCAGGAAAAAGGCCAAAATCAACTGTCCGCCGTACAAGAGGTTTCCCAGCAGTTCGGCATCCCGGTGATTGCTATCATTTCCTTAGCCGAAATCATCGAGTTCATCGAACACGACAGCCATTTTGCCGACAAGTTACCGGTTATCCGCGCTTATCGTCAACAATACGGCATTTAG
- a CDS encoding dynamin family protein, with protein sequence MRNLEFKEQLHEYSNWREQLIQAIEMYREWRNRYKFSDPQSTDTLLNILQGLNMDRVTLAFVAEFSRGKTELINALFFAETGVRLLPSSPGRTTMSPTELFWDEAGGSYIRLLNIESRLEDISLMDFKRNPDRWTQIGLNIDSPTQMQEAFKELISVKKVSKETADKLGLWNEREAAEQGIINPEFVEVPCWRHALISFPHPLLKEGLCILDTPGLNALGTEPELTLSMLPSAQAIVFVLAADTGVTKSDLEMWKSHVCSSRGQRRQGLAVVMNKIDSMWDDLAGETGYDAAIQKQIETSATILNLNQDVIFPVSAKQALLAKVKGDDTLLEKSRLKKLEHYLSEDILNQRREILKGVVEKDIGFLVSESIKLMNTKVVNASKQLDEFKQIDFENQEMTGKLMAETRDRQNAYMANIENFQASRKVFAVQARMLIDSFSKEKIDEIIQRTKQDMSKSLTTYGMKQNMRKLFDELRDLLQDSVDITEETRRLIKAIHKKFQDEYGFKEIEPQLFSIKQYQFELEQIFEEGEAFRNSARTTMTEQSLVVNKLYSTLIAKARTILQQAHKDAATWSNSVLTPLMHQIKDHKKQIESRLVMLRKINESKGTVSESMAQLEAELAPLKQQRQELLAIIRAMQINITDAETI encoded by the coding sequence ATGAGAAATCTGGAATTTAAAGAACAATTACACGAATATTCGAATTGGCGTGAGCAACTGATACAAGCAATCGAGATGTATCGGGAATGGCGAAACCGTTATAAATTCAGCGACCCACAAAGTACCGACACCTTGCTGAATATTCTGCAAGGTTTGAATATGGACCGAGTTACCCTAGCCTTCGTTGCCGAGTTTTCCCGTGGCAAAACCGAACTGATCAATGCCTTGTTTTTTGCCGAAACCGGCGTACGTCTATTGCCGTCTTCGCCCGGCCGCACCACCATGTCGCCGACTGAATTGTTCTGGGATGAAGCCGGCGGCAGTTATATCCGCTTGCTGAATATCGAAAGCCGTCTGGAAGATATTTCGCTGATGGATTTCAAACGCAATCCGGATCGCTGGACTCAAATCGGCCTTAATATCGACTCTCCCACCCAAATGCAGGAGGCCTTCAAGGAGCTGATCTCGGTCAAAAAAGTCAGCAAGGAAACAGCCGATAAACTGGGCTTGTGGAACGAACGCGAAGCGGCCGAACAAGGCATCATCAATCCCGAATTCGTCGAAGTGCCCTGCTGGCGGCATGCGCTGATCAGTTTTCCGCATCCCTTGTTGAAAGAAGGCTTATGCATCCTCGATACGCCGGGCCTGAATGCCTTGGGTACCGAGCCCGAGCTGACCCTCAGCATGCTGCCCAGCGCCCAAGCCATCGTGTTTGTATTGGCGGCCGATACCGGTGTCACCAAAAGCGATTTGGAAATGTGGAAAAGCCACGTGTGCAGTTCCAGGGGCCAACGCCGCCAAGGTTTGGCGGTGGTAATGAACAAGATCGACTCCATGTGGGACGATCTGGCCGGCGAAACCGGCTACGATGCCGCGATTCAAAAACAAATCGAGACCTCGGCCACCATTTTAAACTTGAACCAGGACGTGATTTTCCCCGTTTCCGCCAAGCAGGCCTTGTTGGCCAAGGTCAAGGGCGACGATACGTTACTGGAAAAAAGCCGCCTGAAAAAACTGGAGCACTATCTTTCCGAAGATATTTTGAATCAGCGCCGTGAAATTTTAAAAGGTGTGGTCGAAAAAGACATCGGCTTCTTGGTCAGCGAATCGATCAAGCTGATGAATACCAAAGTCGTCAATGCGTCCAAGCAGCTGGACGAATTCAAACAAATCGATTTCGAAAATCAGGAAATGACTGGCAAGCTGATGGCCGAAACCCGTGATCGTCAAAATGCCTACATGGCCAATATCGAAAACTTCCAGGCCAGCCGCAAGGTGTTTGCGGTACAGGCCAGAATGCTGATCGATTCGTTCTCCAAGGAGAAAATCGACGAAATCATTCAGCGCACCAAACAGGATATGAGTAAAAGCCTGACAACCTATGGCATGAAGCAAAACATGCGTAAGTTATTCGACGAACTGCGCGATTTGTTACAAGACTCGGTCGACATCACCGAAGAGACTCGTCGCCTGATCAAAGCCATCCACAAGAAATTTCAGGATGAATACGGCTTCAAGGAAATAGAGCCGCAACTGTTTTCAATCAAGCAATACCAGTTCGAACTGGAGCAGATCTTTGAAGAGGGCGAAGCTTTCCGCAACAGCGCCAGGACCACGATGACCGAACAAAGTCTGGTGGTTAACAAGTTATACAGCACCCTGATCGCTAAGGCTCGCACTATCTTGCAGCAGGCGCACAAGGACGCGGCAACCTGGAGCAACAGCGTGCTAACACCGTTGATGCACCAAATCAAGGATCATAAGAAACAGATCGAAAGCCGTTTAGTCATGCTGCGGAAAATCAACGAATCCAAAGGCACGGTCAGCGAAAGCATGGCCCAGCTTGAAGCCGAACTGGCGCCTTTGAAACAACAACGGCAAGAATTACTGGCCATTATCAGGGCCATGCAAATCAATATTACCGATGCCGAAACCATCTAA
- the speD gene encoding adenosylmethionine decarboxylase, whose amino-acid sequence MSKLQLHGFNNLTKSLSFNIYDVCYAPKDQEKAYIEYIDEAYNAKRLTQILKDVANIIGAQILNIAHQDYDPQGASVTMLISEGAVIPAGMNSESPGPLPDTILAHLDKSHITVHTYPESHPDTDICTFRADIDVSTCGQISPLKALNYLIHSFESDIVIMDYRVRGFTRDISGQKHYIDHKINSIQNYIAESTKELYQMIDVNVYQENIFHTKMMLKETELENYLFEKESNFSEDEKVEIQEQLQDEMAEIFYGRNFS is encoded by the coding sequence TTGAGCAAATTACAATTACACGGGTTCAATAACCTGACTAAGTCGTTGAGTTTTAACATCTACGATGTTTGTTATGCGCCCAAGGATCAGGAAAAAGCCTATATCGAATATATCGATGAAGCTTATAACGCCAAGCGGCTGACGCAAATTTTAAAAGATGTCGCCAACATTATCGGCGCGCAGATTTTGAATATTGCCCACCAGGATTACGATCCGCAAGGCGCCAGCGTAACCATGCTGATTTCCGAAGGTGCGGTGATCCCGGCCGGCATGAATTCCGAATCCCCCGGGCCTTTACCGGACACGATTCTGGCGCATTTGGATAAAAGCCATATTACGGTACATACCTATCCGGAAAGCCATCCGGATACCGATATTTGCACCTTCAGAGCCGATATAGACGTATCGACCTGTGGACAGATTTCTCCGCTGAAAGCCTTGAATTATCTGATTCACAGTTTCGAGTCGGACATCGTCATCATGGATTATCGGGTGCGTGGTTTTACCCGGGATATTTCCGGTCAAAAACATTACATCGACCACAAGATCAACTCAATCCAAAATTACATTGCCGAAAGCACCAAAGAGTTGTATCAAATGATCGATGTCAACGTGTATCAGGAAAACATCTTTCATACCAAGATGATGCTGAAGGAAACCGAGCTGGAGAACTATTTGTTCGAAAAAGAGAGTAATTTCAGCGAAGATGAAAAGGTGGAAATCCAGGAGCAATTACAGGACGAAATGGCCGAGATTTTCTACGGCCGTAATTTTAGTTGA
- a CDS encoding OsmC family protein, with protein sequence MQATVKWVDGRLFVGESGSGHAVVMDGPPDHGGRNIGVRPMEMILLGVGGCSSFDVIDILQKGRHDIIDCTAELSAERVDAVPAVFSKIHLHFKVVGRNLPAAAVERAVKLSAEKYCSASIMLSKAGVEISHDFEVIEG encoded by the coding sequence ATGCAAGCAACGGTTAAATGGGTTGACGGTAGGTTATTTGTCGGCGAGTCCGGCAGTGGGCATGCCGTGGTGATGGATGGGCCACCGGATCACGGCGGGCGCAACATAGGGGTGCGACCGATGGAAATGATTTTGTTGGGTGTCGGCGGCTGTTCCTCATTCGATGTGATCGATATTCTGCAAAAAGGCCGGCATGACATCATCGATTGTACTGCTGAATTAAGCGCCGAACGGGTGGATGCCGTGCCGGCCGTATTCAGCAAGATCCATTTACATTTTAAAGTGGTAGGCAGAAACTTACCGGCCGCCGCCGTCGAGCGTGCCGTTAAATTATCGGCGGAAAAATATTGCTCGGCATCCATCATGCTGAGCAAGGCCGGCGTGGAAATTAGTCATGATTTTGAAGTTATAGAGGGTTGA
- the crp gene encoding cAMP-activated global transcriptional regulator CRP, which translates to MNSVKKNNKISQAALDAFLHVCHVRSYPAKLTIVRPGDIGDKLLFVVDGSVSVSVEDNEGHELILAYLNKHDFVGEIGVFKNAEVRSAYVKTRSKCHMAEIGYDRFKMLLNTDLREHAVEILTVLGEQLSSRLLITSRKYRDLAFMDVEGRIARTLLDLTKEPDAITHPDGMQLHITRQEIGRIVGCSREMAGRVLKELEDKGLITAHGKTIVVFGTR; encoded by the coding sequence ATGAACTCGGTAAAAAAAAATAACAAGATTTCCCAGGCTGCCTTGGATGCATTTTTACATGTGTGCCATGTCCGCAGCTATCCAGCCAAATTGACCATCGTCAGGCCCGGAGACATCGGCGACAAGCTGTTGTTCGTGGTTGACGGCTCGGTTAGCGTCAGCGTCGAGGATAATGAAGGGCATGAATTGATTCTGGCCTATCTGAATAAGCACGATTTTGTCGGCGAGATCGGCGTATTTAAAAATGCCGAAGTGCGTAGCGCTTATGTAAAAACCCGCAGCAAATGCCATATGGCCGAAATCGGTTACGATCGATTCAAGATGCTGCTAAACACCGACCTACGCGAGCATGCCGTGGAAATTCTGACGGTGCTGGGCGAACAACTGTCCAGCCGCTTATTGATCACCAGCCGAAAATACCGCGATTTGGCCTTTATGGATGTCGAAGGCCGCATTGCCCGTACGCTATTGGATCTGACCAAGGAACCGGACGCGATCACCCATCCCGACGGCATGCAATTGCATATTACCCGCCAGGAAATCGGCCGGATTGTCGGTTGCTCCAGGGAGATGGCGGGTCGGGTGCTGAAGGAACTGGAAGACAAGGGCTTGATCACCGCTCACGGCAAGACTATTGTCGTTTTCGGTACACGTTAG
- a CDS encoding MFS transporter — MEPSRRQVWRQIPKSVWALGFVSLLMDISSEMIHSLLPLFMVINLGASSTTIGLIEGAAEATALIVKVFSGVLSDYLGKRKGLALLGYGLGALTKPLFAIAGGSGMVLSARLLDRIGKGIRGAPRDALVADVTPPAIRGAAFGLRQSLDTVGAFLGPLLAVGLMLLWADDFRAVFWVATIPGVLAVLVLFFGVREPENSHTQHRRNPISRENLRRLSSAYWRVVAIGAAFTLARFSEAFLVLRAQQSGIPIAWVPLVMVAMNIVYAASAYPFGKLSDAYCPAKLLGWGLLVLIGADLVLASNAHWAVVLAGVILWGIHMGITQGLLAKMVADTSPQYLRGTAYGFFNLVSGIAMLIASLLAGLLWDSFGASSTFYTGAIFCLMTLSALKLGGIKVAH, encoded by the coding sequence ATGGAGCCCTCTCGACGACAGGTCTGGAGGCAGATCCCCAAAAGCGTCTGGGCGCTAGGTTTCGTTAGCCTGCTGATGGATATTTCATCGGAAATGATTCATAGCCTGCTGCCGTTGTTCATGGTGATCAACCTGGGTGCCAGCAGCACGACCATAGGCTTGATCGAAGGCGCGGCCGAAGCCACCGCATTGATAGTCAAAGTGTTTTCCGGTGTATTAAGCGACTATCTCGGCAAGCGCAAGGGACTGGCGTTGCTGGGTTATGGCTTGGGGGCGTTGACTAAACCCCTGTTTGCGATAGCCGGCGGCAGCGGCATGGTGCTCAGTGCCCGCTTGCTCGATCGTATCGGCAAGGGCATACGTGGAGCGCCTCGCGATGCACTGGTGGCGGATGTTACACCGCCGGCAATTCGCGGCGCGGCTTTCGGTTTACGCCAATCGTTGGATACGGTGGGAGCCTTTCTCGGCCCCTTATTGGCCGTGGGCTTGATGCTATTGTGGGCCGACGATTTTCGCGCGGTGTTTTGGGTGGCGACAATTCCGGGCGTGCTGGCGGTGTTGGTATTGTTTTTCGGTGTCCGGGAACCCGAAAATAGTCATACTCAACATCGCCGCAATCCGATCAGCCGTGAAAATCTGCGTCGTCTGAGTTCGGCTTACTGGCGCGTGGTGGCAATCGGCGCGGCATTTACCCTGGCTCGTTTCAGCGAAGCATTTCTGGTGTTGCGTGCCCAGCAAAGCGGAATTCCGATTGCCTGGGTACCCTTGGTGATGGTGGCGATGAATATAGTCTATGCCGCAAGCGCCTATCCTTTCGGCAAGCTCTCCGATGCTTATTGTCCGGCTAAATTACTCGGTTGGGGCCTGTTGGTTTTGATAGGCGCCGATCTGGTGTTGGCCAGCAATGCACATTGGGCAGTAGTATTGGCCGGGGTGATTTTATGGGGTATTCACATGGGCATAACTCAAGGTCTGCTGGCAAAAATGGTTGCCGACACCTCGCCTCAATATCTGCGTGGTACCGCTTACGGTTTTTTCAACCTGGTTAGCGGCATTGCGATGCTGATCGCCAGTCTACTGGCCGGCCTGCTATGGGACAGCTTCGGCGCATCGTCAACATTCTATACCGGCGCGATTTTTTGCCTGATGACCTTGTCGGCGCTAAAACTCGGCGGCATCAAGGTGGCGCATTGA